The Neorhodopirellula lusitana genome segment TTTTTGACCGGGCACGAATCGTGACCTAAGTTTCTCAGGCCCCGTCTTCCAGAGTGTTGTTGACGCGGCATTTTTATCGAGCCAAGCACTCACAATGGAATTGTCACATGGAATTATCCTCACGTGTTCATCGCCCAGCGTGTTGCTGTAGTCGCCAGCCTATCACTCATCGTGGTTCAAGCCTCGTCCGCGGTCTAAGCGGAACCTGGTTGGCTGTGTTGACGCTGGTTGCACTGCCCTTGGCAACCGCATCGGTGGCTCGTGCTCATACTTCCAACAGCCCCGCTGCGGAGGCAAACGCTGCCGCTTCGGATCATACTCAAGCCACGCGAGATCAATCACTTGCCGCCGGACTGGAGCTCGAACGGGCACAGCAATGGGGCGATGCGATCGACCATTACGAATCGGCGAGCCGTGCGTTCCCCGAAGACCGCGTGCTATACCAGCGATTGCTGATCAGTCGGTTGCACTTCGATGTCAAACGACGATACGACGACAAAACGTACCTGACTTCGATCCGCGAACTGACCACATCGCAGGCGTTGGACCTGTACAGCGAGATCCTGGCCAACTTGCAAACGCACTATGTCGATACCATCGAATGGTCGCGAGTGTTGCTGCACGGGACCGCAGCGTTGGAAGTGGCGTTAACCGAAGAAGCATTCGTTAACCGCGTCGTTTCCAGTGCACCGCCTGAACGAATTGAAGCATTCCGACAAGCGATCCATCACCGCGTCGCCGACCGATCCACCCAAAGCCGGTTCGACTTGCGAGCAACCGTCAACGTGGTCGCCAAGGCTGCCCACGATGAACTCGGAATCAGCGGCACCGCCACGGTATTGGAATACGTCAGCGGAGCAGTATCGACGCTCGACCCCTACACACGTTTGTTGTCACCTGGACAGCTCGACGAAATGTTCTCGACGATCGAAGGGAACTTCGTAGGATTGGGTGTGGAACTGAAGGCGGCCGAAGACTGCTTGCTGATCCTGTCCGTTATCCCGAACGGTCCCGCTGCTGAAGCCGGAATTATGGCGGGCGATCGGATCTTGGCTGTCGACGCCACCCGGGCCGACGAGCATGACCCTGATCACATCGCTGACTTGCTGCGTGGTCCCGAAGGCACCACCGCTGAACTGTTGGTCGAATCAACCAACCAACAGCAACGCACATTGTCAGTTGTTCGCCGCCGCGTCGACGTTCCCTGTGTCGAAAATATCCACATCGTTGACCAAGCCAACGGCATCGGCTACTTCCGTCTAACCAACTTCCAAAAGACCACGCCGCGTGAAATTGAA includes the following:
- a CDS encoding S41 family peptidase — encoded protein: MELSSRVHRPACCCSRQPITHRGSSLVRGLSGTWLAVLTLVALPLATASVARAHTSNSPAAEANAAASDHTQATRDQSLAAGLELERAQQWGDAIDHYESASRAFPEDRVLYQRLLISRLHFDVKRRYDDKTYLTSIRELTTSQALDLYSEILANLQTHYVDTIEWSRVLLHGTAALEVALTEEAFVNRVVSSAPPERIEAFRQAIHHRVADRSTQSRFDLRATVNVVAKAAHDELGISGTATVLEYVSGAVSTLDPYTRLLSPGQLDEMFSTIEGNFVGLGVELKAAEDCLLILSVIPNGPAAEAGIMAGDRILAVDATRADEHDPDHIADLLRGPEGTTAELLVESTNQQQRTLSVVRRRVDVPCVENIHIVDQANGIGYFRLTNFQKTTPREIEQALWSLHRQGMRSLVMDLRDNPGGLLSAAVEVADRFIPEGRIVTTRGRNARENFDYAAHRANTWDVPMVVLIDRNSASASEIFSGAIHDSQRGAVIGETSYGKGSVQGIFRMQAATFGLCLTTAKFYSPSGRAISLNGVEPNIVVPRTYIAARPDDNGRLVTELDDAVLQKSIEYLAR